A genomic stretch from Serratia entomophila includes:
- a CDS encoding fumarylacetoacetate hydrolase family protein produces the protein MKLLRYGQPGQERPGILDKRGQIRDLSQHIADIGGEALLPAALDKLRALDLSSLPLVAGQPRLGACVGNIGKFICIGLNYADHAAETGAAIPSEPVVFSKWTSAVVGPNDRVEIPRDSLKTDWEVELGVIIGQGGRYISEQDAMSHVAGYCVINDVSEREFQIERGGTWDKGKGCDTFGPTGPWLVTADEIADPHGLNLWLEVDGKRYQDGNTSTMIFRIPQIVSYLSRFMSLQPGDVISTGTPPGVGMGQQPQPVYLRAGQTMRLGIEGLGEQCQQTVQA, from the coding sequence ATGAAACTTTTACGCTATGGCCAACCCGGGCAAGAACGCCCGGGCATTCTCGATAAGCGCGGCCAAATTCGCGATCTTTCGCAGCATATCGCCGACATCGGCGGCGAAGCGTTGCTGCCTGCCGCACTCGACAAGCTGCGCGCGCTGGATCTCAGCAGCCTGCCGCTGGTGGCTGGCCAGCCGCGGCTGGGGGCCTGCGTCGGCAACATCGGCAAGTTTATCTGCATCGGCCTGAACTACGCCGACCACGCGGCGGAAACCGGCGCGGCAATTCCCAGTGAACCCGTGGTGTTCAGCAAATGGACCAGCGCGGTGGTCGGGCCGAACGATCGGGTCGAAATCCCGCGCGATTCGCTCAAAACCGACTGGGAAGTGGAGCTGGGGGTGATCATCGGCCAGGGCGGACGCTACATCAGCGAACAGGACGCCATGAGCCACGTCGCCGGTTACTGCGTGATCAACGACGTCTCCGAGCGTGAGTTCCAGATTGAACGCGGCGGCACCTGGGATAAGGGCAAGGGCTGCGACACCTTCGGGCCAACCGGCCCCTGGCTGGTGACCGCCGACGAAATCGCCGATCCGCACGGCCTGAACCTGTGGCTGGAGGTGGACGGCAAGCGTTATCAAGACGGCAACACCAGCACCATGATTTTCCGCATTCCGCAGATCGTCAGCTATCTGAGCCGCTTTATGAGCCTGCAGCCGGGCGACGTGATTTCGACCGGCACGCCGCCGGGCGTCGGCATGGGGCAGCAGCCGCAGCCCGTTTATCTGCGGGCGGGCCAGACGATGCGTCTGGGTATCGAAGGGCTGGGCGAGCAGTGCCAGCAGACCGTACAGGCTTAA
- a CDS encoding L-fuconate dehydratase produces the protein MTTITALRVEDIRFPTSLGLDGSDAMNPDPDYSAAYVILETDRADLSGHGLTFTIGRGNEICCAAIRALEHQIVGVSLEEIAADMGAFWRRFTSDSQLRWIGPDKGAIHLATGAVINAVWDLWAKSLGKPVWRLVAEMTPEELVRCIDFRYITDCITPQEALSLLKQRAAGKEQRLARLLEEGYPCYTTSAGWLGYPDDKLRRLCRQAVDAGFSYLKLKVGRDLEDDIRRVRIAREAIGPDRRLMIDANQVWEVGEAIPWVNHLAFAKPWFIEEPTSPDDIEGHRRIREGVHPIKVATGEMCQNRIMFKQFIMREAIDVVQIDACRLGGVNEVLAVMLMAARHNLPVCPHAGGVGLCEYVQHLSMIDYLCIAGTHDGRVIEYVDHLHEHFVDPCVIRGAAYMPPSRPGYSIEMHASSIEQYRFRG, from the coding sequence ATGACCACCATTACCGCACTGCGGGTTGAAGACATTCGTTTCCCCACCTCGTTGGGGCTGGACGGCTCCGACGCCATGAACCCGGATCCCGATTACTCCGCCGCCTATGTGATCCTCGAAACCGATCGCGCGGATCTCAGCGGCCATGGGCTGACGTTTACCATCGGCCGCGGCAATGAGATCTGCTGCGCGGCGATCCGCGCGCTGGAGCACCAGATCGTCGGCGTTAGCCTGGAAGAGATCGCCGCCGATATGGGCGCCTTCTGGCGGCGCTTCACCAGCGACAGCCAGCTGCGCTGGATCGGGCCGGACAAGGGGGCTATCCATCTGGCTACCGGCGCGGTGATCAATGCCGTCTGGGATCTGTGGGCCAAATCGCTCGGCAAGCCGGTGTGGCGGCTGGTGGCGGAGATGACGCCGGAGGAACTGGTGCGCTGCATCGACTTCCGCTATATCACCGACTGCATCACGCCGCAGGAGGCGCTCAGCCTGCTGAAACAGCGGGCGGCCGGCAAGGAGCAGCGCCTGGCGCGGCTGCTGGAGGAAGGCTACCCCTGTTACACCACCTCGGCCGGCTGGCTGGGCTACCCGGACGACAAGCTGCGCCGGCTGTGCCGGCAGGCGGTCGACGCCGGTTTCTCTTACCTAAAGCTGAAGGTCGGGCGTGACCTGGAGGATGACATTCGCCGGGTGCGTATCGCCCGTGAAGCGATCGGCCCGGATCGTCGGCTGATGATCGACGCCAATCAGGTGTGGGAAGTCGGGGAGGCCATCCCCTGGGTCAACCATCTGGCGTTCGCCAAGCCCTGGTTTATCGAGGAGCCGACCAGCCCGGACGATATCGAAGGGCATCGCCGCATCCGCGAAGGGGTGCATCCCATTAAGGTCGCCACCGGCGAGATGTGCCAGAACCGCATCATGTTCAAACAGTTCATCATGCGCGAGGCGATCGACGTGGTGCAGATCGACGCCTGCCGTCTGGGCGGCGTCAACGAAGTGCTGGCGGTGATGCTGATGGCGGCCAGGCATAACCTGCCGGTGTGCCCGCACGCCGGCGGCGTTGGGTTATGCGAGTACGTGCAGCACCTGTCGATGATCGACTACCTGTGCATCGCCGGCACGCACGATGGCCGAGTGATCGAGTACGTCGATCATCTGCACGAGCACTTTGTCGATCCCTGCGTCATTCGGGGCGCGGCCTATATGCCGCCGAGCCGGCCCGGCTATTCGATCGAGATGCATGCGTCGTCGATCGAGCAGTACCGGTTCCGCGGTTGA
- a CDS encoding amidohydrolase family protein: MLRIDAHQHYWRYRPQDYGWIGESMAALRRDFGPAQLQPLLQRHELDGALAVQARHSEQETLTLLAQVEAIGGPNGVVGWLDIAAPQLAQRLEALAQRPALRGLRHQVQDEAQPAEWLARAEVQRGMRELQRRGYVYEMLVTHRDLAAAAQFAARHDDYWLVLDHLGKPDIARGAQHWAQQIRPLAALPHVACKLSGLITEAPGGQWQARQLLPFFEAALEAFGPQRLMFGSDWPVCLLAGDYRQVYQLCEQAVAALGPAQQAAIWGGTAARVYGLTESGYGSVPAK; this comes from the coding sequence ATGTTGCGCATTGACGCTCACCAGCATTACTGGCGCTACCGCCCGCAGGACTACGGGTGGATCGGCGAATCGATGGCGGCGCTGCGGCGGGACTTTGGCCCCGCGCAGCTGCAGCCGCTGCTGCAACGGCACGAGCTCGACGGCGCGTTGGCGGTGCAGGCGCGCCACAGCGAGCAGGAAACCCTGACATTGCTGGCGCAGGTCGAGGCGATCGGCGGCCCGAACGGCGTGGTGGGCTGGCTGGATATCGCCGCGCCGCAGCTGGCGCAGCGGCTGGAGGCGCTGGCGCAACGGCCTGCGCTGCGCGGCCTGCGGCATCAGGTGCAGGATGAGGCGCAGCCGGCGGAATGGCTGGCGCGGGCCGAAGTGCAGCGCGGCATGCGGGAGCTGCAGCGCCGGGGGTACGTGTACGAGATGCTGGTGACGCACCGGGATCTGGCGGCCGCAGCGCAGTTCGCCGCCCGTCATGACGATTATTGGCTGGTGCTGGATCACCTGGGCAAACCGGATATCGCCCGTGGCGCGCAGCACTGGGCGCAGCAGATACGGCCGCTGGCGGCGCTGCCGCACGTAGCCTGCAAGCTGTCGGGGCTGATCACCGAAGCGCCGGGCGGCCAGTGGCAGGCACGGCAGCTGCTGCCGTTTTTCGAGGCGGCGCTCGAGGCGTTCGGTCCGCAGCGGCTGATGTTCGGTTCCGACTGGCCGGTGTGCCTGCTGGCGGGGGATTACCGCCAGGTCTACCAACTGTGCGAACAGGCGGTCGCGGCGCTGGGGCCTGCGCAGCAGGCGGCGATTTGGGGCGGCACCGCCGCTCGGGTTTATGGTTTAACGGAGTCTGGTTATGGATCTGTACCTGCAAAATAA
- a CDS encoding L-fucose dehydrogenase, which produces MDLYLQNNVVIVTGGGSGIGAAISQLLAEEGAIPVLVTNAAPDAAFLAGLQRLQPKTEVILTELCEEASCRQAVDQTLAQFGRIDGLVNNAGVNDGVGLEAGREAFVGSLEKNLVHYYLMAHLCQPALQSSRGAIVNIASKTALSGQGGTSGYTAAKGAVLALTREWAVSLRHEGVRVNAVVPAEVITPQYQRWINSFEQPQRQLEKITARIPLGQRMTTPQEIANTVVFLLSSRSSHTTGQWLSVDGGYLHLDRAIT; this is translated from the coding sequence ATGGATCTGTACCTGCAAAATAACGTGGTGATTGTCACCGGCGGCGGCTCTGGCATCGGCGCGGCTATCTCTCAGCTGCTGGCCGAAGAAGGGGCGATCCCGGTGCTGGTCACCAACGCGGCGCCGGATGCGGCGTTTCTCGCCGGGCTGCAGCGGCTGCAGCCCAAAACTGAGGTGATCCTCACCGAACTGTGCGAAGAGGCGAGCTGCCGCCAGGCGGTAGACCAGACGCTGGCGCAGTTCGGCCGCATCGACGGGCTGGTGAACAACGCCGGGGTCAATGACGGCGTCGGGCTGGAAGCGGGGCGTGAGGCCTTTGTCGGCTCGCTGGAGAAAAATCTGGTGCACTATTACCTGATGGCGCATCTGTGCCAGCCGGCATTGCAAAGCAGCCGCGGCGCCATCGTCAACATTGCCTCCAAGACCGCGCTCAGCGGCCAGGGCGGCACCAGCGGCTATACCGCCGCCAAGGGGGCGGTGCTGGCGCTGACGCGCGAGTGGGCGGTGTCGCTGCGCCATGAAGGCGTACGGGTGAACGCGGTGGTGCCCGCCGAGGTGATCACCCCGCAGTACCAGCGCTGGATCAACAGCTTCGAACAGCCGCAGCGGCAGTTGGAGAAGATCACCGCCCGCATTCCGCTTGGCCAGCGCATGACCACGCCGCAGGAGATCGCCAACACCGTGGTATTCCTGCTCTCATCGCGCTCATCGCATACTACCGGACAATGGCTGTCGGTAGACGGCGGCTATCTGCACCTCGATCGGGCGATTACATGA
- a CDS encoding L-rhamnose mutarotase, with protein sequence MSGAAAGRRRFCQALDLVDSPTLIDEYRRHHQRIWPEIADHLRRHGILDMEIYRLGTRLFMVVEVGADFDAARFAAAGLDNPQVQRWEALMWHYQAATPWTPQGEKWVAMERIFSLQQQ encoded by the coding sequence ATGAGCGGCGCGGCGGCAGGACGGCGGCGCTTCTGCCAGGCGCTGGATCTGGTCGACTCGCCGACGCTGATCGACGAGTACCGGCGCCATCATCAGCGCATTTGGCCGGAAATCGCCGACCATTTGCGCCGGCACGGCATCCTGGATATGGAAATTTACCGGCTGGGCACCCGGCTGTTCATGGTTGTGGAGGTCGGCGCCGATTTTGACGCCGCGCGCTTCGCCGCCGCCGGGCTGGACAATCCGCAGGTGCAGCGCTGGGAAGCGCTGATGTGGCACTACCAGGCCGCCACCCCCTGGACGCCGCAGGGCGAAAAATGGGTGGCGATGGAGCGGATATTCTCGTTGCAACAACAATAA
- a CDS encoding sugar MFS transporter, producing the protein MLAEKSAASVQPGVSATANLRWAFILVTSLFFMWGLSYGLLDVLNKHFQETLHVTKAQSGLLQAAYFGAYFLVALPAGYFMDKKGYKAGILVGLCLYALGALLFVPAASANSFGAFLFALFVIACGLGCLETAANPYATVLGDARGAERRLNLSQSFNGLGQFIGPMIGGTLFFSASQPSGGGDQGMVKMTYVAIAVLVLLIAFLFSRTRLPDIREEEKPVHGVIAQGLWQHQHFVGGVITQFFYVAAQVGVGAFFINYATEHWRDVSNQSASYLLSIAMICFMVGRFFSTWLMGRVKPATLLMVYSLINIALCGVVMLSLDGVSVVALIAVFFFMSIMFPTIFALGVKNMGKHTKRASAFMIMAIVGGAIMPYFMGALADRYSTALSYLLPLLCFAVVFFYGLQQRRH; encoded by the coding sequence ATGCTTGCTGAAAAAAGTGCGGCCTCAGTGCAGCCGGGGGTCAGTGCGACCGCCAACCTGCGCTGGGCATTTATCCTGGTCACCAGCCTGTTCTTCATGTGGGGGCTGTCTTACGGCCTGCTGGACGTATTGAACAAACATTTTCAGGAGACGTTGCACGTCACCAAAGCGCAGTCGGGGCTGCTGCAGGCGGCCTATTTCGGCGCTTACTTCCTGGTGGCGTTGCCCGCCGGGTATTTTATGGACAAGAAGGGGTACAAGGCGGGCATTCTGGTGGGGCTGTGCCTGTATGCGCTGGGCGCGCTGCTGTTTGTGCCGGCGGCGTCGGCCAACAGTTTCGGCGCGTTCCTGTTCGCGCTGTTTGTCATCGCCTGCGGTTTGGGCTGCCTGGAAACGGCGGCCAACCCCTACGCCACGGTGCTGGGGGACGCGCGGGGCGCCGAGCGCCGGCTCAATCTTTCCCAGTCGTTTAACGGCCTCGGGCAGTTTATCGGCCCGATGATCGGCGGCACCCTGTTCTTCTCCGCCAGCCAGCCGAGCGGCGGCGGCGATCAGGGCATGGTGAAGATGACCTACGTGGCGATCGCCGTACTGGTGCTACTGATCGCCTTTTTGTTCAGCCGCACCCGTTTGCCGGACATCCGCGAGGAGGAAAAACCGGTGCACGGCGTGATCGCCCAGGGGCTATGGCAGCACCAGCACTTCGTCGGCGGGGTCATCACCCAGTTCTTCTACGTGGCCGCGCAGGTCGGGGTGGGGGCATTCTTTATCAACTACGCCACCGAGCACTGGCGCGACGTTTCCAACCAGAGCGCTTCTTACCTGCTGTCTATCGCCATGATCTGTTTTATGGTCGGGCGTTTCTTCAGCACCTGGCTGATGGGGCGCGTCAAACCCGCCACCCTGCTGATGGTTTATTCGCTGATCAACATTGCGCTGTGCGGCGTGGTGATGCTGAGCCTTGACGGGGTATCGGTGGTGGCGCTGATCGCGGTGTTCTTCTTTATGTCGATCATGTTCCCCACCATTTTCGCCCTGGGGGTGAAAAACATGGGTAAGCACACCAAGCGCGCCAGCGCCTTCATGATTATGGCGATCGTCGGCGGCGCCATCATGCCGTACTTTATGGGCGCGCTGGCCGACCGCTACAGCACCGCGCTGTCTTATCTGCTGCCGCTGCTGTGCTTTGCGGTGGTGTTCTTCTACGGGCTGCAGCAGCGGCGTCATTGA